The following proteins are co-located in the Spinactinospora alkalitolerans genome:
- a CDS encoding SHOCT domain-containing protein yields MDTALSTALDTAPNITPTAGAAGLTALAAHPGPPWGGGPPPFLPAVGAAMFLVIALLIGLGVFLLSRRGGGRRPPWASAPEPPEAGARRVLADRFAAGDIGVDEFMERAGALNWVPGEDSGAKR; encoded by the coding sequence ATGGACACTGCATTGAGCACCGCTTTGGACACCGCACCGAACATCACGCCGACCGCCGGGGCCGCGGGACTCACCGCGTTGGCCGCCCATCCCGGACCGCCCTGGGGCGGTGGACCGCCCCCGTTCCTTCCAGCCGTGGGAGCCGCCATGTTCCTCGTCATCGCCCTGCTGATCGGGCTGGGCGTCTTCCTGCTCAGCCGCCGCGGCGGCGGCCGCCGCCCGCCATGGGCGAGCGCACCCGAACCGCCCGAGGCGGGCGCCAGGCGGGTGCTGGCCGACCGCTTCGCCGCCGGTGACATCGGCGTCGACGAATTCATGGAGCGCGCCGGCGCCCTGAACTGGGTGCCGGGTGAGGACTCCGGAGCCAAGCGATGA
- a CDS encoding fructosamine kinase family protein produces the protein MEPVAARVAELTGREVAETAPLGTSHDWELHRVTLADGTPLFAKAVPDRGERLSGLFRAEALGLDWLGRAPGAPVPEVVGWDADTLVLSWIEERPPSPAAAEDFGRRLAAMHLAGADSFGADWDGFIGPLPLDNTPSPSWPEFYARQRLAPFLERAADRGALTPGDVRVVEKVIGSVGDLAGDPEPPSRVHGDLWSGNVMWQGDGAVVVDPAAHGGHRETDLAMLSLFGLPHLDRVRDAYNEAAPLAAGWRDRIALHQLHPLLVHVCLFGAAYRTTAMDAARAALRA, from the coding sequence ATGGAACCCGTCGCAGCGCGCGTCGCCGAACTGACCGGTCGCGAGGTCGCCGAGACCGCCCCGCTGGGAACCAGCCACGACTGGGAGCTGCACCGCGTCACGCTCGCCGACGGCACGCCGCTGTTCGCCAAGGCGGTGCCCGACCGCGGCGAGCGGTTGTCCGGCCTGTTCCGCGCCGAGGCGCTGGGACTGGACTGGCTGGGCCGGGCCCCCGGGGCCCCGGTGCCCGAGGTGGTCGGCTGGGACGCCGACACCCTTGTGCTGTCCTGGATCGAGGAGCGGCCGCCCTCGCCGGCGGCGGCGGAGGACTTCGGGCGGCGGCTCGCCGCGATGCACCTGGCCGGCGCGGACTCCTTCGGAGCGGACTGGGACGGGTTCATCGGCCCGCTGCCGCTGGACAACACCCCGTCCCCGTCGTGGCCGGAGTTCTACGCCCGGCAGCGGCTCGCCCCCTTCCTGGAGCGGGCCGCCGACCGGGGCGCGCTCACACCGGGCGACGTCCGCGTCGTGGAGAAGGTCATCGGCTCCGTCGGGGACCTGGCCGGCGACCCCGAACCGCCGTCCCGCGTGCACGGCGACCTGTGGAGCGGCAACGTGATGTGGCAGGGGGACGGAGCGGTCGTCGTGGACCCCGCCGCGCACGGCGGCCACCGCGAGACCGACCTCGCCATGCTCTCGCTGTTCGGCCTGCCGCACCTGGACCGCGTGCGCGACGCCTACAACGAGGCGGCGCCGCTGGCCGCGGGGTGGCGCGACCGGATCGCCCTGCACCAGCTCCACCCGCTGCTGGTGCACGTGTGCCTGTTCGGCGCCGCGTACCGCACCACGGCGATGGACGCGGCCCGCGCCGCTCTGCGCGCCTGA
- a CDS encoding response regulator produces MVQPIEVLLVEDDPGDVLMTKEAFEEHKVGNRLHVVSDGVEALRFLRREGEYAEAPRPHLVLLDLNLPRKDGREVLEEVKKDEDLSHIPVVVLTTSEAEEDIVRSYRLHANAYVTKPVDFDQFINVVRQIDDFFVTVVRLPKG; encoded by the coding sequence ATGGTGCAACCCATAGAGGTGCTGCTGGTCGAGGACGACCCCGGCGACGTCCTCATGACCAAGGAGGCGTTCGAGGAGCACAAGGTCGGCAACCGCCTGCACGTCGTCTCCGACGGCGTCGAGGCGCTGCGCTTCCTGCGCCGCGAGGGGGAGTACGCCGAAGCGCCGCGCCCGCACCTCGTCCTGCTCGACCTGAACCTGCCCCGCAAGGACGGGCGCGAGGTGCTGGAGGAGGTGAAGAAGGACGAGGACCTGTCGCACATCCCGGTCGTCGTCCTCACCACCTCCGAGGCCGAGGAGGACATCGTGCGCAGCTACCGGCTGCACGCCAACGCCTACGTGACCAAACCGGTCGACTTCGACCAGTTCATCAACGTCGTGCGGCAGATCGACGACTTCTTCGTCACCGTGGTCCGGCTGCCCAAGGGGTAG
- a CDS encoding carbohydrate ABC transporter permease, giving the protein MTNPTPPPPTADDAVRAAPPESSAARVRRRLSGRAAGIAAVVIAVLWTLPTAGLFVSSFRPEEQIKTTGWWTFFSDPRLTMENYGDVLFGTASRGQLASYFVNSFVITVPATVFAVTLAALAAYALAWMNFPGRDWLFLGIFALQIVPLQMSLVPLLRFFSEGVSIGDQQILPAWELQGAFQFTNVWVAHTIFGLPLGIFLLHNFISQLPRSLFEAARVDGAGHGVIFRRVVTPLIVPALVSLAIFQFLWVWNDLLVALIFAGGSVDTAPLTVRLAEMAGTRGGEWQRLTAGAFVSIVVPLGVFFALQRYFVRGLLAGSVKG; this is encoded by the coding sequence GTGACCAACCCGACGCCTCCCCCGCCCACCGCGGACGACGCCGTCAGGGCCGCGCCGCCGGAGTCATCGGCGGCCCGGGTCCGCAGGCGGCTGTCCGGCCGGGCCGCGGGCATCGCCGCCGTCGTCATCGCCGTGCTCTGGACGCTGCCCACCGCGGGGCTGTTCGTCTCCTCCTTCCGCCCGGAGGAGCAGATCAAGACGACCGGGTGGTGGACGTTCTTCAGCGATCCGCGGCTCACCATGGAGAACTACGGCGACGTGCTGTTCGGCACGGCCAGCCGGGGCCAGCTCGCCAGCTACTTCGTGAACTCGTTCGTCATCACGGTGCCGGCCACGGTGTTCGCGGTGACGCTCGCCGCGCTGGCCGCCTACGCGCTGGCCTGGATGAACTTCCCCGGGCGCGACTGGCTGTTCCTGGGGATCTTCGCGCTGCAGATCGTACCGCTGCAGATGTCGCTGGTGCCGCTGCTGCGCTTCTTCTCCGAGGGCGTGAGCATCGGCGACCAGCAGATCCTGCCGGCCTGGGAGCTGCAGGGCGCCTTCCAGTTCACCAACGTGTGGGTGGCGCACACGATCTTCGGCCTGCCGCTGGGGATCTTCCTGCTGCACAACTTCATCTCGCAACTGCCGCGCAGCCTGTTCGAGGCCGCGCGGGTGGACGGCGCGGGGCACGGCGTCATCTTCCGCCGCGTGGTGACTCCGCTGATCGTGCCCGCGCTGGTGTCGCTGGCGATCTTTCAGTTCCTCTGGGTCTGGAACGACCTCCTGGTGGCGCTGATCTTCGCGGGCGGCAGCGTGGACACCGCCCCGCTCACGGTCCGCCTGGCCGAGATGGCCGGCACCCGGGGCGGCGAATGGCAGCGCCTCACGGCCGGCGCGTTCGTCTCCATCGTGGTGCCGCTGGGCGTGTTCTTCGCCCTGCAGCGCTACTTCGTGCGCGGCCTGCTCGCCGGCAGCGTCAAGGGCTGA
- a CDS encoding low molecular weight protein-tyrosine-phosphatase, which translates to MSLPQPRDPAGPYRICVVCLGNICRSPMAEKVLLADLEHAGLADSVRVDSAGTGDWHIGSDMDTRAASVLRVHGYTTDHVARRFDAVWFAERDLILAMDTDNFADLRRLVEAVTADPAQAEERVRLFRSFAPGAGPNPEVPDPYYGGDDGFTTVLNMVEAASKGLTDELTALLGKR; encoded by the coding sequence ATGAGCTTGCCGCAACCTCGTGATCCCGCCGGGCCGTACCGCATCTGCGTGGTCTGCCTGGGCAACATCTGCCGCTCCCCGATGGCGGAGAAGGTGCTGCTGGCCGATCTCGAACACGCCGGACTGGCCGACTCCGTGCGTGTGGACAGCGCTGGAACGGGGGACTGGCACATCGGGTCGGACATGGACACCCGGGCCGCCTCGGTGCTGCGCGTGCACGGCTACACCACCGACCACGTCGCCCGCCGGTTCGACGCGGTCTGGTTCGCCGAGCGGGACCTGATCCTGGCCATGGACACCGACAACTTCGCCGACCTGCGCCGCCTCGTCGAGGCGGTCACGGCCGACCCGGCGCAGGCCGAGGAACGGGTCCGGCTGTTCCGCTCGTTCGCGCCGGGCGCCGGCCCGAACCCCGAGGTGCCCGACCCCTACTACGGCGGCGACGACGGATTCACCACCGTGCTGAACATGGTCGAGGCGGCGAGCAAGGGCCTCACCGACGAGCTGACCGCCCTGCTCGGCAAGAGGTAG
- a CDS encoding sensor histidine kinase, producing the protein MTRKAGRILAVDVPLGLLLGLLVLAVTRGQTAFEHWGPPGQGGPGPGWPDRVDAAPLSPATHAAVFAAAAGVMVRRLRPRTALAVTASAVTAFLALGNPFGPILLLLAVVVFSTAAALPLRAWAPWTALAVPLLLSGYLDRPYLGLLNGELLTGAVFGLTLLLAPAALGVIVRTRREGARRDREQELRRYAYEERLRIAREVHDVVGHSLSVISMQAGVALHVLHKRPEQVVPSLEAIRRTSRDALEELRGTLAVFRDPGVGGDDERAPLPGLDRLEDLVAAITAAGRRARVRTDGDPVELPAAVDHAAYRIVQEALTNVVRHAEGAEADVRIAYRPMEVVVEVTDNGPARPEAPPAEGNGLAGMRERARAVGGALHAGPRSGGGFAVRAELPLPTGGDR; encoded by the coding sequence ATGACGCGCAAGGCCGGCCGGATCCTCGCCGTGGACGTGCCGCTGGGGCTCCTCCTCGGCCTCCTGGTGCTCGCCGTGACGCGCGGCCAGACGGCGTTCGAGCACTGGGGCCCGCCCGGCCAGGGAGGGCCCGGCCCCGGGTGGCCCGACCGGGTGGACGCCGCGCCGCTGTCACCGGCCACCCACGCCGCCGTGTTCGCGGCCGCCGCGGGCGTGATGGTGCGCAGGCTCCGGCCCCGCACGGCCCTCGCTGTGACCGCATCGGCCGTCACGGCCTTCCTCGCGCTGGGCAACCCGTTCGGCCCGATTCTGCTGCTGCTGGCCGTGGTGGTGTTCTCCACCGCGGCCGCACTGCCGCTGCGGGCCTGGGCGCCGTGGACGGCCCTGGCCGTGCCGCTGCTGCTCTCCGGCTACCTCGACCGCCCCTACCTGGGGCTGCTCAACGGCGAGCTGCTGACGGGGGCCGTGTTCGGGCTGACCCTCCTGCTCGCCCCCGCCGCCCTGGGCGTCATCGTGCGCACCCGCCGCGAGGGAGCCCGCCGGGACCGGGAGCAGGAGCTGCGCCGCTACGCCTACGAGGAGCGGCTGCGCATCGCCCGCGAGGTGCACGACGTCGTCGGGCACAGCCTCTCGGTGATCAGCATGCAGGCCGGTGTGGCGCTGCACGTGCTGCACAAGCGCCCGGAGCAGGTCGTGCCCTCGCTGGAGGCGATCCGGCGGACCAGCAGGGACGCGCTGGAGGAGCTGCGCGGTACGCTGGCGGTCTTCCGCGACCCCGGCGTCGGGGGCGACGACGAGCGGGCGCCGCTGCCCGGGCTGGACCGACTGGAGGACCTGGTCGCCGCGATCACCGCCGCGGGCCGCCGGGCGCGGGTGCGCACCGATGGGGACCCCGTCGAGCTGCCCGCGGCCGTGGACCACGCGGCCTACCGCATCGTCCAGGAGGCACTGACCAACGTGGTGCGGCACGCCGAAGGAGCGGAGGCCGACGTGCGCATCGCCTACCGGCCGATGGAGGTCGTCGTGGAGGTGACCGACAACGGTCCCGCCCGGCCCGAGGCGCCGCCGGCCGAGGGCAACGGGCTGGCCGGGATGCGCGAGCGCGCCCGTGCCGTCGGCGGAGCCCTGCACGCCGGTCCGCGCTCCGGTGGCGGGTTCGCCGTGCGGGCCGAGCTGCCGCTGCCGACCGGGGGCGATCGGTGA
- a CDS encoding carbohydrate ABC transporter permease, translating to MGFSLLEELPKLLWLVIGVAAFTGVIGVLLLVVDRGPKTRRDWWQAAFFLGPAALLLLLGTVYPVVRTTALSFMGRSGDAWVGTANYVWMFTQPEILIVLRNTLLWVVFAPVLATTTGLVYAVLVDRSRFESVAKSLLFMPMAISFVGASIIWKFVYAFEPAGSDQIGVLNQVVVWLGGEPQQWLLNQPLNTLLLIAVLIWVQAGFAMVVLSAAIKAIPAEITEAARIDGASSPQLFWRITLPSVWPTVTVVLITISVQTLKVFDIVRTMTGGQFDTSVIANEMYNQAFRYGELGQGSALAVFLFVLVIPLVIMQMRSNRRAREQQ from the coding sequence ATGGGTTTCTCCCTGCTCGAAGAGCTGCCCAAGCTCCTGTGGCTGGTGATCGGCGTCGCGGCGTTCACCGGCGTCATCGGAGTGCTCCTGCTCGTCGTCGACCGCGGCCCCAAGACGCGGCGCGACTGGTGGCAGGCGGCGTTCTTCCTCGGCCCGGCCGCGCTGCTGCTCCTGCTCGGCACGGTCTACCCGGTGGTGCGCACCACGGCGCTGTCGTTCATGGGCCGCTCCGGCGACGCCTGGGTCGGCACGGCCAACTACGTCTGGATGTTCACCCAGCCCGAGATCCTCATCGTGCTGCGCAACACCCTGCTGTGGGTGGTGTTCGCGCCGGTGCTGGCCACCACGACCGGGCTGGTCTACGCGGTCCTCGTTGACCGCTCCAGGTTCGAGTCCGTCGCCAAGTCGCTGCTGTTCATGCCGATGGCCATCTCCTTCGTCGGCGCCAGCATCATCTGGAAGTTCGTCTACGCGTTCGAACCGGCCGGATCCGATCAGATCGGCGTGCTCAACCAGGTGGTGGTCTGGCTGGGCGGCGAGCCGCAGCAGTGGCTGCTCAACCAGCCGCTGAACACGCTGCTGCTCATCGCCGTGCTGATCTGGGTGCAGGCGGGCTTCGCGATGGTGGTGCTGTCGGCGGCGATCAAGGCGATCCCCGCGGAGATCACCGAGGCCGCGCGGATCGACGGCGCCTCGTCCCCGCAGCTCTTCTGGCGCATCACGCTGCCGTCGGTCTGGCCGACGGTGACGGTCGTGCTGATCACCATCTCGGTGCAGACGCTGAAGGTCTTCGACATCGTCCGCACGATGACCGGCGGGCAGTTCGACACCAGCGTGATCGCCAACGAGATGTACAACCAGGCGTTCCGCTACGGCGAGCTCGGCCAGGGCTCGGCACTGGCCGTCTTCCTCTTCGTCCTGGTCATTCCCCTTGTCATCATGCAGATGCGCAGCAACCGACGCGCCAGGGAGCAGCAGTGA
- the lon gene encoding endopeptidase La, which yields MTDTQSGVTLPVLPLDDDVVLPGMVVPVDISDSEVRSAVEAAQAVGDGAAKPPGIRSASKPRVLIVPRVDGSYAGVGTVAVIEQVGRTSDGEPAAVLRGTARARVGSGTTGPGAALWVSVAVHEEKTPEGGHPGRVQELAREYKTLLTTYLQKRGAWQILDGVQQLDDPSRLADRGGYSPFLKTAQKLRLLESYDVSERLGDLIEWTREYLAELDVTETINKDVQEGVDKQQREFLLRRQMEAVRKELNELSGKPGSEEEDYRERVETADLPEHVRTAALAEVDKLERAGDSSPEAGWIRTWLDTVLDMPWNERTDDAYDIAGARGVLDADHAGLDDVKERIVEYLAVRKRREDKGLGVIGGRRSGAVLALVGPPGVGKTSLGESVARAMGRTFTRVALGGVRDEAEIRGHRRTYVGALPGRIVRAVKEAGSMNPVVLLDEIDKVGSDFRGDPTAALLEVLDPAQNHTFRDHYLEVDLDLSDVVFLATANTLDSVPAPLLDRMELVELDGYTEDEKVTIARDHLLPRQLEKAGLEPSEVVLGDDALRTVAGEYTREAGVRGLERSIARVLRKIAATVALGERELPVSVGADDLRAYIGRPRHTPESAERTAVPGVATGLAVTGAGGDVLFVEASLADPESGAGGLALTGQLGDVMKESAQIALSYLRSRGAELELPVGDLKERGVHIHVPAGAVPKDGPSAGVTMTTALASLLSGRPARSDVAMTGEVSLTGRVLPIGGVKQKLLAAHRAGITTVLIPARNEPDLDDVPAEVLELLTVHPVADVREVLDLALRPAGSREPVAA from the coding sequence ATGACTGACACGCAATCCGGCGTGACGCTGCCCGTCCTGCCGCTCGATGACGACGTGGTCCTTCCCGGCATGGTCGTGCCGGTGGACATCTCCGACTCCGAGGTCCGCTCCGCCGTCGAGGCGGCCCAGGCCGTGGGCGACGGCGCGGCGAAGCCCCCCGGCATCCGCTCGGCGAGCAAGCCGCGGGTGCTGATCGTGCCGCGCGTCGACGGCTCCTATGCGGGCGTGGGGACCGTCGCGGTCATCGAGCAGGTGGGCCGGACCTCCGACGGTGAGCCCGCAGCGGTGCTGCGCGGCACGGCCCGGGCGCGCGTGGGCAGCGGGACCACCGGGCCCGGCGCGGCGCTGTGGGTCTCGGTCGCGGTGCACGAGGAGAAGACCCCCGAGGGCGGCCACCCGGGCAGGGTGCAGGAGCTGGCCCGCGAGTACAAGACGCTGCTGACGACCTACCTGCAGAAGCGCGGCGCCTGGCAGATCCTCGACGGCGTCCAGCAGCTCGACGACCCGAGCCGGCTCGCCGACCGCGGCGGCTACTCCCCGTTCCTCAAGACCGCCCAGAAGCTCCGGCTGCTGGAGAGCTACGACGTCTCCGAGCGGCTGGGCGACCTCATCGAGTGGACCCGCGAGTACCTGGCCGAGCTCGACGTCACCGAGACGATCAACAAGGACGTCCAGGAGGGCGTGGACAAGCAGCAGCGCGAGTTCCTGCTGCGCCGCCAGATGGAGGCCGTCCGCAAGGAGCTCAACGAGCTGTCCGGAAAGCCCGGCAGCGAGGAGGAGGACTACCGCGAGCGGGTCGAGACCGCCGACCTGCCCGAACACGTCCGCACGGCCGCGCTGGCCGAGGTCGACAAGCTGGAGCGGGCCGGGGACTCCTCGCCGGAGGCCGGATGGATCCGCACCTGGCTCGACACCGTCCTCGACATGCCCTGGAACGAGCGCACCGACGACGCCTACGACATCGCGGGCGCGCGCGGGGTGCTCGACGCCGACCACGCGGGACTCGACGACGTCAAGGAGCGCATCGTGGAGTACCTGGCGGTGCGCAAGCGCCGCGAGGACAAGGGGCTCGGCGTCATCGGCGGCCGCCGCAGCGGTGCCGTGCTCGCCCTGGTCGGCCCGCCCGGCGTCGGCAAGACCTCGCTGGGCGAATCGGTGGCGCGCGCCATGGGGCGGACGTTCACCAGGGTCGCGCTCGGCGGCGTCCGGGACGAGGCGGAGATCCGCGGCCACCGGCGCACCTACGTCGGCGCGCTGCCCGGCCGGATCGTCCGCGCCGTCAAGGAGGCCGGTTCGATGAACCCGGTCGTGCTGCTGGACGAGATCGACAAGGTCGGCAGCGACTTCCGCGGCGATCCGACGGCGGCCCTGCTGGAGGTCCTCGACCCGGCGCAGAACCACACCTTCCGCGACCACTACCTCGAAGTCGACCTCGACCTGTCCGACGTGGTCTTCCTGGCCACCGCCAACACCCTGGACTCCGTCCCGGCGCCGCTGCTGGACCGCATGGAGCTGGTGGAGCTGGACGGCTACACCGAGGACGAGAAGGTCACCATCGCCCGCGACCACCTGCTCCCGCGCCAACTGGAGAAGGCCGGGCTGGAGCCGTCCGAGGTCGTGCTGGGCGACGACGCGCTGCGCACCGTCGCCGGCGAGTACACCCGCGAGGCCGGCGTCCGCGGCCTGGAGCGCTCCATCGCGCGGGTGCTGCGCAAGATCGCGGCGACCGTGGCGCTGGGCGAGCGCGAACTGCCGGTGTCGGTGGGAGCGGACGACCTGCGCGCCTACATCGGCCGGCCCAGGCACACGCCGGAATCGGCCGAGCGGACGGCCGTGCCGGGGGTCGCCACGGGCCTGGCGGTGACCGGCGCGGGCGGCGACGTGCTCTTCGTGGAGGCGTCGCTGGCCGACCCGGAGTCCGGTGCCGGCGGGCTGGCCCTGACCGGCCAGCTCGGCGACGTGATGAAGGAGTCCGCCCAGATCGCGCTCTCCTACCTGCGCTCGCGCGGCGCCGAACTGGAGCTGCCGGTGGGCGACCTCAAGGAGCGGGGCGTGCACATCCACGTCCCGGCCGGCGCCGTCCCCAAGGACGGCCCCAGCGCCGGCGTCACCATGACCACGGCGCTGGCCTCGCTGCTGTCCGGCCGCCCGGCGCGCTCCGACGTCGCGATGACCGGTGAGGTCTCGCTGACCGGCCGGGTCCTGCCGATCGGCGGGGTCAAGCAGAAGCTGCTGGCCGCGCACCGGGCCGGAATCACCACGGTGCTGATTCCGGCGCGCAACGAGCCCGACCTGGACGACGTGCCCGCCGAGGTGCTGGAGCTGCTCACCGTGCACCCGGTGGCCGACGTCAGGGAGGTGCTGGACCTGGCGCTGCGGCCGGCCGGCTCCAGGGAGCCGGTCGCCGCCTGA
- a CDS encoding ABC transporter substrate-binding protein, which produces MPTSPRSRITVAASLPLILLAGGCSYLSGDSQAADPESADCEDFQEWQGHEGTSVEVYASIRDEEGERMQRAWADFASCTGIDIQYEGSGEFEAQVQVKVDGGNAPDLAFFPQPGLLERFAESGDALPAPEGVQEKAEAGWSEDWLNYATVGDELYGTPLGANVKSFVWYSPGFFSDNGYEVPQTWDELIELSDAMADDGVKPWCAGIESGDATGWPATDWVENVMLRQNGPEVYDQWVEHEIPFDDDQVADAMERVDGILRNPDYVNGGHGEVQSIVTTSFQDAGLPILDDECGMYLMGSFYAAQWPEGTTVAEDGDAFAFNLPPINPDFGTPVMGGGEFVGAFADRPEVVAVQEYLATADYADRRAAEGAWFSAHQDLDLDTLESPTDRLGAEILRDSETVFRFDGSDNMPAAVGAGTFWRGMTNWINGDETAETLSYIEDSWPSS; this is translated from the coding sequence ATGCCCACATCCCCGCGCAGTCGCATCACCGTCGCGGCTTCGCTCCCCCTGATCCTGCTCGCCGGCGGCTGCTCCTACCTGTCGGGCGACTCCCAGGCGGCCGACCCCGAATCCGCGGACTGCGAGGACTTCCAGGAGTGGCAGGGCCACGAGGGCACCAGCGTGGAGGTCTACGCCTCCATCCGCGACGAGGAGGGCGAGCGGATGCAGCGGGCGTGGGCGGACTTCGCCTCCTGCACCGGCATCGACATCCAGTACGAGGGCAGCGGCGAGTTCGAGGCCCAGGTCCAGGTGAAGGTCGACGGCGGCAACGCCCCCGACCTCGCCTTCTTCCCCCAGCCCGGCCTGCTGGAGCGCTTCGCCGAATCCGGGGACGCGCTGCCGGCGCCCGAGGGCGTCCAGGAGAAGGCCGAGGCCGGCTGGAGCGAGGACTGGCTGAACTACGCCACCGTCGGCGACGAGCTCTACGGCACCCCGCTGGGAGCCAACGTCAAGTCCTTCGTCTGGTACTCCCCCGGCTTCTTCTCCGACAACGGCTACGAGGTCCCGCAGACCTGGGACGAACTGATCGAACTCAGCGACGCGATGGCCGACGACGGCGTCAAGCCGTGGTGCGCGGGCATCGAATCCGGTGACGCGACCGGATGGCCGGCCACCGACTGGGTCGAGAACGTGATGCTGCGGCAGAACGGCCCCGAGGTCTACGACCAGTGGGTCGAGCACGAGATCCCGTTCGACGACGACCAGGTCGCCGACGCCATGGAGCGGGTCGACGGGATCCTGCGCAACCCCGACTACGTCAACGGCGGCCACGGCGAGGTGCAGAGCATCGTCACCACCTCCTTCCAGGACGCCGGCCTGCCCATCCTGGACGACGAGTGCGGAATGTACCTGATGGGCTCCTTCTACGCCGCCCAGTGGCCGGAGGGGACCACGGTCGCCGAGGACGGCGACGCGTTCGCGTTCAACCTGCCCCCGATCAACCCCGACTTCGGCACGCCCGTCATGGGCGGCGGCGAGTTCGTCGGCGCCTTCGCCGACCGCCCCGAGGTCGTCGCGGTCCAGGAGTACCTGGCGACCGCCGACTACGCCGACCGGCGGGCCGCCGAGGGCGCCTGGTTCTCGGCCCACCAGGACCTGGACCTGGACACGCTGGAGTCCCCGACCGACCGACTCGGCGCCGAGATCCTGCGCGACTCCGAGACGGTGTTCCGCTTCGACGGCAGCGACAACATGCCGGCGGCGGTCGGCGCCGGAACGTTCTGGCGCGGCATGACCAACTGGATCAACGGCGACGAGACCGCGGAGACCCTGTCCTACATCGAGGACTCCTGGCCCTCCTCCTAA
- a CDS encoding response regulator transcription factor translates to MSVRVAVADDQALVRMGLRVLIEAEDDLELAGEAADGREALELVRRERPDVVLMDVRMPVMDGIAALREIAADDRLTGTRVVVLTTFELDEYVFDALRAGAAGFLIKDSEPEELLRAVRLAAEGESLLSPSVTRRVIAAFTTGSGARHAPRPELGLLTDREREVLGLVGEGLTNEEIAERLVVSPATARTHVSRSMVKLHARDRAQLVVIAYQSGLVR, encoded by the coding sequence GTGAGCGTCAGGGTGGCCGTCGCCGACGACCAGGCCCTGGTGCGGATGGGGCTGCGGGTGCTGATCGAGGCGGAGGACGACCTGGAGCTCGCGGGCGAGGCCGCCGACGGCCGCGAGGCGCTGGAGCTGGTGCGCAGGGAGCGGCCCGATGTGGTCCTGATGGACGTGCGCATGCCCGTCATGGACGGCATCGCCGCGCTGCGCGAGATCGCCGCCGACGACCGGCTGACCGGGACCCGCGTGGTGGTGCTCACGACGTTCGAGCTCGACGAGTACGTGTTCGACGCGCTGCGCGCCGGGGCGGCCGGGTTCCTGATCAAGGACAGCGAGCCGGAGGAGCTGCTGCGGGCGGTCCGGCTCGCGGCCGAGGGCGAATCGCTGCTGTCGCCGTCGGTGACCCGCCGCGTCATCGCGGCGTTCACCACGGGCTCGGGCGCCCGCCACGCCCCCCGCCCCGAGCTGGGCCTGCTCACCGACCGCGAGCGCGAGGTGCTGGGCCTGGTCGGCGAGGGGCTGACCAACGAGGAGATCGCCGAGCGCCTGGTGGTCAGCCCCGCCACCGCCCGCACCCACGTCAGCCGCTCCATGGTCAAGCTGCACGCCCGCGATCGGGCCCAACTGGTGGTGATCGCCTACCAGTCGGGCCTGGTGCGGTAG